ATACACTTTTCCCTCGTGTCCAGTTGACGGTCCCTGATGCCGATTCAAAACTCAGGAAATCCTTTAATAAAGTCACGAAAAGCGCCACTATTCTCACGAACTCCCGCGCTAAACTCACGAAAATCTCACTTATTCTCATCTTCCGGTAATGATTACAAACAAGTTGCTAGTATGTTACAATGGGGTCCAAATAATCTAGAATCTGTGGTACCTGCAGTAAGGAGCTAGAATGATGTTTTTACGCGAAATTGAGTTATTAAAGGATAGAATTGAAGATGCTCATTCCTATCCCTTCACGATTCCAACCATCCAAACGTTAACTTCCATTGTGTTGGCGGAGCCTGTCTCGTTTTTCATCGGGGAAAATGGGACTGGAAAGTCGACTTTGCTTGAGGCGATCGCGTATCAATGCGAATTTAATACTGCTGGCGGCGGGGTCAATAATACCTATGAGGTTAATTCCACTGAATCTTCGCTAGGAAACTATCTCCGTCTTTCTTGGTTACCTAAGATAAAACAAGGTTTTTTCCTTAGGGCGGAAAGCTATTTTCAATTTGCTTCCCATCTAGATCAACTTGCGGAAGAAGACCCTACATTTCAATATCACGGTTACGGCGGAAAATCATTGCATGAACAGTCTCACGGAGAATCCTTTTTAAGTTTGTTTTTGAATCGATTTGGTTCACGAGGAATCTACCTATTAGATGAACCCGAAGCCGCGTTATCTCCTGCGAGACAACTCGCTTTCTTAAGATTAATTCATCAGCTTGTACAAACGAGGAAGGCGCAATTCATCATTGCCACCCATTCACCGATTCTACTTGGTTATCCGAACGCTCATATTTTTAGTTTCGACGAACAAGCGATTGAAAAGATTGAATACGAGGATACAGACCATTATCGGATTACAAAAGGTTTTCTAAATGGAAGGGAGCGGTACCTGCAGGAACTGTTTCGTGCCGATTATGATGAATAACCAAATAGACTAATTAGAATGGGGGTAATGCAAATTGATAAGAAGTATCTGGATAGTTAGCGCCGTCTTTTTATTGCTTGTAGGTTGTCAGGATCAGGGGCAAGGTCCAGGGGATCTCAATCCCATAAAACAAAGCGGCCCCCAAGCGGAAATCGACGGTGTTGAAATGAAGCTTGAATTAGATAAAGCGACGTATGCGGAAGATGAAATGGTTGTGGCTGTTGTGACGATAACGAATCATAATGACGAATCGCAGCCGATCACGTTGATCGTTGACGATGGCCTGGCATGGGAAAGTTATGCGCTTGCCCAGCACCAAGCAGAAAAATGGTTTGGGAATTTTCAAGCTGTAGATAAGATAGAGGGAAAGCAAGGGGGGGGTTCCGATAATACACGGGTGTATACGTTGGAACCGAACGAGATCCTTGAACAACATTTTGAGTGGGACCAGCGAGTGACCGACTTTGTGATTGATTATGAATCTGATTTAAGGCAACAACAGATCCCGGGTCCGACAGGAAAATATGACATTAAAGCTCTAGTCATGATTGGTGATGTTACCGCTATTCCAGGCGGTAACGTAGATGAGATGACACAACAATTCGACGCGCTGCCGCAGCTTGCGGTTCAGTCATCGGTTGAAATCTTGGGCGATCGAAAAGTGATGGGTTCAGAACAGGCTAAAGCGTTAGTGTTAGCTGATAAAAAAGCAGGCGAGTGGTACCGCGCTCATTCTTATGAAGAACTTGTCTGGAAAAGACGCGGTGACTGGTATCAGAAAGATGTAGACGGTAGCGATGTGAAAATTACGAAAGAGATGGCCGAACAACTAAAAGGTCTGGCGCCCCGTCTCGCAGGGGGGAAACGGACGGATGATACGTTGACATTGGAATACGGAGCGACACTTGGCGATGCGCCCCACAGTATGATTGTCGAAATCGATACCGTCAAAAATAACGTAGCCGCCGTCACTTTTAAAGAGTGATTGGGAAAGGCAGCCCGACGCAGGGATGCCTTTTTTTAGTTTATATTAAGCGGAATCGGACCATGTATCATCTTTAAATTTGGCGCAAAATTAGGTATGATAAGGCATTATGTTGGCTTATTTAGGGAGGGTAATAGGATGAGAAAGTGGATGATGTTTGTTATGGCGGGTGTGATTGCTTTGTCTGTAACAGGATGCCAGGAAAAAGGACCCAGCAATGAACCACAAGGGGAACGGCTAATGCTAGATAAGGAATACACGAATTCATTTGATAGCTATAAGCTAGATTTACCGCAGGACTGGGCTCGTGTGGAAATTTTGGAAGATGAAGAGGAGCGGACAACCGTTTTTATTTTTCCTTCAGAAGATCCAACAAAACAACAAGCGTTGATGACAATCATCGGTATGAGCGCTGCGGAATGGGATGCGATTAAAGCAGAAGGGAAGCCATCATTGACGCAGTTTAAAGAAATTAAGGAACATGAAGGCAGCTACTACATTCTCTTGACCCCATTGGATCAGGTATTAGAGGGCGAAGAATTAGAGCGATACGAACAAATGGTGAAGCAAGTCCCTGTCATCGTGGCCGGGATGCATTTTTAACGCGCGTGTATTCAAGATTGTGTTCAAAATAGACGCGAAATCCCTTTTGTACTTTATACAAAGTCAAAAAGACCTTATAATAGGAAGTGACGAAAGTAAATTTTGGAGGGGATTAAGCATATGTCGTTACGTCCGCATATAGAAGAAGCGATTCGCAACATGCCAACGGCTCAACCGGAAAAGCCGGAGGAAATGTTATTATCTCGTAAGGTGGAGCATGATGTGCTCACACCAGTAGAAGAGCGTCCAGCTGTTCATAAAATGGAAGATTTTACAGTTCCAGGACCGGCAGGGGATATTCCGATCCGCGTCTATTCCCCAGAAGGGGAAGGACCGTTTCCGATCCTTATGTTCTTCCATGGCGGCGGATTCGTCTTGCAAAGTATTGAAACGCATGATGAATTGTGCCGTTACTTAACATTAAATACAGGCTGTAAAGTCGTTTCGGTTCAATATCGTTTGGCTCCTGAAAATCCGTTTCCAGCAGCTCCCGAGGATTGTTACGCGGCCACAAAATGGGCAGCGGAAAACGCGGATAAAATCGATGGAGACGTATCCAATTTATTTGTTACAGGCGATAGCTCTGGCGGAAACTTAGCAGCGGTCGTTTGTTTAATGGCCAAAGACAGAGGTGGTCCGAAAATCGCCAAGCAAGTGTTGATCTATCCGATCACCGATTACCATACGAAAGACGAGACATCTCGCTATCCATCATATGAAGAAA
This portion of the Ammoniphilus oxalaticus genome encodes:
- a CDS encoding AAA family ATPase; translated protein: MFLREIELLKDRIEDAHSYPFTIPTIQTLTSIVLAEPVSFFIGENGTGKSTLLEAIAYQCEFNTAGGGVNNTYEVNSTESSLGNYLRLSWLPKIKQGFFLRAESYFQFASHLDQLAEEDPTFQYHGYGGKSLHEQSHGESFLSLFLNRFGSRGIYLLDEPEAALSPARQLAFLRLIHQLVQTRKAQFIIATHSPILLGYPNAHIFSFDEQAIEKIEYEDTDHYRITKGFLNGRERYLQELFRADYDE
- a CDS encoding alpha/beta hydrolase → MSLRPHIEEAIRNMPTAQPEKPEEMLLSRKVEHDVLTPVEERPAVHKMEDFTVPGPAGDIPIRVYSPEGEGPFPILMFFHGGGFVLQSIETHDELCRYLTLNTGCKVVSVQYRLAPENPFPAAPEDCYAATKWAAENADKIDGDVSNLFVTGDSSGGNLAAVVCLMAKDRGGPKIAKQVLIYPITDYHTKDETSRYPSYEENALGYGLSNIKMSHYWALYVKDRKDGEHPYASPIRAEDLSGLPPALVISIEKDVLRDEGEAYGKRLEEAGVPVTFERVQGTIHGFLKAFPKAEESVETFELINAYLKE